From the genome of Prevotella herbatica, one region includes:
- a CDS encoding DUF4492 domain-containing protein, whose translation MTWGRTLWLVIIIKLFIIFVVLRMFFFHPALSGMSDKEKQNKVGENLIDNIK comes from the coding sequence ATGACGTGGGGGCGGACTCTATGGCTCGTGATAATTATCAAATTGTTTATCATATTCGTTGTATTACGAATGTTTTTCTTTCATCCTGCACTTAGTGGCATGAGCGACAAGGAAAAACAAAATAAAGTGGGAGAAAACCTCATAGATAATATAAAATAG
- the mreC gene encoding rod shape-determining protein MreC produces MRNLLDFLAKYNHWFIFILLEVISFVLLFQFNSYQGSVWFSSANAVTGKVYETESEIGSYFKLSKVNQELTQRNLYLEQRLRELHQQIGDSIGDSIMENSRILKSLQPFRLIPAKVITNSVDKHDNLMTINKGEADGVKKDMGVVSGNGVVGIVYLTSTHYSVVIPVLNSQSNISCVIQGRGYFGYLHWTGGDASQAYVDDVPRHAHFKLYDYVVTSGYSSVFPAGVMVGRIRHVYNSADQMSYRLKVILSTDFGKLRDVCVVDNTIMAERLQVLRAAQDSIKTKEEK; encoded by the coding sequence ATGCGTAACCTTCTTGATTTTCTGGCAAAATATAATCACTGGTTTATCTTTATTCTGTTAGAGGTGATAAGTTTTGTCCTTCTCTTCCAGTTTAACAGTTATCAGGGCAGTGTTTGGTTTTCTTCAGCCAATGCTGTTACGGGAAAGGTGTATGAGACAGAATCTGAAATTGGCTCGTATTTCAAGTTGTCAAAGGTTAACCAAGAGCTTACTCAACGTAACTTGTATCTTGAGCAGCGACTTAGAGAACTTCATCAGCAGATAGGTGATTCCATTGGTGATTCAATCATGGAAAACAGCCGAATCTTGAAAAGTTTACAGCCTTTTAGACTTATTCCTGCAAAGGTAATAACTAATTCTGTAGACAAGCATGATAACTTGATGACTATCAATAAAGGTGAGGCTGATGGTGTGAAAAAGGATATGGGAGTAGTTTCTGGAAATGGTGTCGTAGGTATCGTATATCTAACTTCCACACATTATTCTGTTGTTATTCCAGTACTTAATTCACAATCAAACATTAGTTGTGTCATTCAAGGACGTGGCTATTTCGGTTATCTTCACTGGACAGGTGGCGATGCTTCACAAGCTTATGTAGATGATGTGCCACGTCATGCTCATTTTAAGTTATATGATTATGTCGTGACAAGTGGATATTCTTCGGTATTCCCAGCAGGAGTAATGGTAGGAAGAATAAGACACGTTTATAATTCTGCCGATCAGATGTCGTATAGACTAAAGGTGATACTTTCGACTGATTTTGGAAAGTTGCGTGACGTATGTGTTGTAGACAACACTATCATGGCTGAACGCCTTCAAGTATTACGCGCTGCGCAGGATTCGATAAAAACAAAAGAAGAAAAATAA
- a CDS encoding manganese efflux pump MntP encodes MNQLDIWFLALALAMDCFAVSIASGIIVKKHIGKMIIRMAFLFGLFQAAMPLIGWFGVSTFTSYLENIDHWIAFGLLTVLGGRMIRESFLPEEEKKIKPRKLKTQVVLAIATSIDALAVGISFACTGFSNIKMLVCPLLIIGFVSFVMSITGVLLGVRFGKPIAKKLKPELLGGIILIFIGIKVLLSHLYGL; translated from the coding sequence ATGAATCAACTCGATATTTGGTTTTTAGCATTGGCACTAGCCATGGACTGTTTCGCTGTATCTATAGCAAGTGGCATCATCGTGAAGAAACATATAGGGAAAATGATAATAAGAATGGCTTTTCTCTTTGGTCTCTTTCAAGCTGCAATGCCATTGATAGGTTGGTTTGGAGTGAGTACATTTACATCATATCTTGAGAATATAGACCACTGGATTGCATTCGGCTTACTCACCGTTTTGGGTGGCAGAATGATAAGAGAATCTTTTCTCCCAGAAGAAGAAAAGAAAATAAAACCACGCAAACTTAAAACGCAAGTTGTTCTCGCCATTGCCACAAGTATAGACGCTCTTGCTGTTGGCATATCTTTCGCCTGCACAGGCTTCTCAAATATTAAAATGCTTGTATGTCCACTATTGATAATAGGCTTTGTCTCGTTTGTAATGTCTATAACAGGCGTATTACTGGGGGTAAGATTTGGCAAACCTATCGCTAAGAAATTAAAACCAGAACTACTGGGAGGTATTATCCTTATTTTTATAGGTATAAAGGTTCTACTTTCACATCTTTATGGCTTATAA
- a CDS encoding esterase-like activity of phytase family protein, producing the protein MKKNILFGIIILLSLSIQGQKRLKDYDSVSIMPQHYFSAIPPGNYSGIANIGNDDYAVVSDKGNNEGYYIFHIEINNNGEITNITNKDFINLNGSNLDEEAITFNPETHRIYVGNEEPSNIIEYDVNSKNIIRSAEITDYKKHCSPNRSIESLTYDKIRDKLFTINESPLIGDSCRMLRLKQLNTDLTVEKEFPYFIEKPLKPADTPQDRHAYGVSELLSLNDSTLLVLERELYITPMKLGSWVINRIFRIVPGNPTKHLVCFWRTSLQLTSFNFANYEGMCLGPKLSDGRQVIILCADSQNRYKGVLRDYFRTIILQ; encoded by the coding sequence ATGAAAAAAAATATTCTATTCGGTATAATAATCTTACTGAGTCTTTCTATACAGGGGCAAAAAAGATTGAAGGATTATGATTCAGTTAGTATTATGCCACAACATTATTTTTCAGCCATACCTCCTGGCAACTACAGTGGCATTGCCAATATAGGCAATGACGACTATGCTGTTGTTTCAGATAAGGGCAACAATGAGGGGTATTATATTTTCCATATAGAAATCAATAACAACGGCGAAATAACAAATATAACAAACAAGGATTTTATTAATCTAAATGGAAGTAATCTTGATGAGGAAGCGATAACTTTCAATCCTGAGACACATCGTATATATGTTGGCAACGAAGAACCATCTAATATCATAGAATATGATGTTAATTCAAAAAATATTATTCGCTCTGCAGAGATTACTGATTATAAGAAACATTGCAGCCCAAACAGAAGCATAGAGAGTCTTACTTATGATAAGATTCGTGACAAACTGTTTACCATCAACGAGTCACCACTTATAGGTGACAGTTGTAGAATGTTACGCCTAAAACAGTTGAATACAGACCTGACCGTAGAAAAAGAATTTCCATATTTCATAGAAAAGCCTTTAAAGCCTGCCGACACTCCACAAGATAGACACGCCTATGGCGTTTCCGAACTACTTTCACTCAACGATTCTACCCTACTTGTTCTCGAGCGTGAATTGTATATAACTCCTATGAAATTGGGCAGTTGGGTTATAAACCGCATATTCCGTATCGTTCCAGGTAATCCAACCAAACATCTTGTATGTTTTTGGCGCACATCTTTACAACTGACGAGTTTCAACTTTGCCAACTACGAAGGTATGTGCCTAGGGCCTAAATTGTCTGATGGTCGTCAAGTCATCATACTTTGCGCTGACAGTCAGAATCGCTACAAAGGTGTATTAAGGGATTATTTCAGGACAATAATATTGCAATAA
- a CDS encoding rod shape-determining protein yields MGFFSFIQEIAMDLGTANTIIISDDKIVVDEPSVVALDRRTDKMIAVGAKAKMMYEKTHDNIRTIRPLRDGVIADFTACELMMRGLIKMVHSGSRLWSPSLRMVIGVPSGSTEVELRAVRDSAEHADGRDVYLIFEPMAAAIGIGIDVEAPEGNMIVDIGGGSTEIAVISLGGIVSNNSIRTAGDDLTADIQEYMSRQHNVKVSERMAERIKIHVGSALTDLGAEAPEDFVVHGPNRITALPMEVPVCYQEVAHCLDKTIAKIENAVLSALENTPPELYADIVKNGIYLSGGGALLRGLDKRLTDKINIPFHIAEDPLHSVAKGAGIALKNVDNFSFLMR; encoded by the coding sequence ATGGGATTTTTTTCTTTTATTCAGGAAATAGCAATGGACCTCGGTACAGCTAATACTATCATCATCAGTGATGATAAGATTGTTGTAGATGAGCCATCAGTTGTTGCCCTAGACCGTCGCACGGACAAGATGATTGCCGTAGGTGCGAAGGCAAAGATGATGTATGAGAAGACTCACGATAACATACGTACAATACGTCCTTTGCGTGATGGTGTTATCGCAGACTTTACAGCTTGTGAACTGATGATGCGTGGACTTATTAAAATGGTTCATTCTGGCAGCCGCTTGTGGTCTCCTTCTCTTAGAATGGTTATCGGTGTACCTTCTGGTTCAACTGAAGTTGAGTTGCGTGCTGTACGTGACAGTGCCGAGCATGCTGATGGACGTGACGTCTATTTGATTTTCGAACCAATGGCAGCTGCTATCGGTATCGGTATCGACGTTGAGGCTCCTGAAGGTAACATGATTGTTGATATCGGCGGTGGTAGTACTGAAATTGCAGTAATATCTCTTGGTGGTATTGTCAGCAATAACTCTATTCGTACAGCCGGTGATGATCTTACAGCTGATATTCAGGAATATATGAGCCGTCAGCATAATGTAAAGGTAAGTGAGCGTATGGCTGAACGTATTAAGATTCATGTTGGTTCTGCTCTTACAGATCTTGGTGCAGAGGCTCCTGAGGACTTCGTAGTACATGGTCCTAACCGTATAACAGCACTTCCAATGGAAGTTCCTGTTTGCTATCAGGAAGTGGCTCATTGTCTTGATAAAACTATTGCAAAAATTGAAAATGCTGTTCTTTCAGCACTTGAAAATACACCTCCTGAACTTTATGCCGATATCGTAAAGAATGGTATCTATCTTAGTGGAGGTGGTGCTTTGTTGCGAGGCTTGGATAAGCGACTCACAGATAAAATTAATATACCATTCCACATTGCTGAAGATCCATTGCACAGTGTAGCAAAGGGTGCAGGCATTGCACTAAAGAATGTAGACAACTTCTCATTCCTAATGAGATAA
- the mreD gene encoding rod shape-determining protein MreD produces the protein MNVQLLRGFFAFAILLLVQVTVLNHIHLFNCATPMLYVYMVLLFPRNYPRWAELLLCFIMGLLVDVFSDTPGVSMASMTFLGLIQPTMLKMFLQRDSADDLAPSIRSLGAYKFGYYAIIMVLIYCASFFTLETFNFFNWLQWLECVSGSTILSAILILAIENFRSK, from the coding sequence ATGAATGTTCAGTTGCTTAGAGGCTTTTTTGCCTTTGCCATATTATTGTTGGTACAGGTGACGGTGTTGAATCATATACATTTGTTCAATTGCGCCACACCGATGCTTTATGTATATATGGTGTTGCTCTTTCCACGCAATTATCCGCGTTGGGCTGAATTACTGTTATGCTTTATTATGGGACTACTTGTGGATGTATTCTCTGATACCCCAGGTGTATCTATGGCATCTATGACTTTTCTTGGACTCATACAACCAACTATGTTGAAAATGTTTTTGCAACGTGATAGCGCTGATGACTTAGCGCCGTCGATACGTAGTCTGGGAGCATATAAGTTTGGATATTATGCCATAATAATGGTTTTGATATATTGTGCCTCATTTTTCACTCTTGAGACATTTAATTTCTTCAATTGGCTACAATGGTTGGAATGTGTTTCAGGTAGCACTATCTTGTCTGCCATATTAATATTGGCGATAGAAAATTTCCGTTCAAAATGA
- a CDS encoding cytochrome ubiquinol oxidase subunit I has translation MLDTSLIDWSRAQFALTACYHWLFVPLTLGLAIIMGTMETLYVIKKDDFWKRAARFWMKLFGINFAIGVATGIILEFEFGTNWSNYSWFVGDIFGAPLAIEGILAFFMEATFIAVMFFGWNKVSKSFHLASTWLTGIGATLSAWWILVANAWMQHPVGVAFNPVTVRNEMTDFSAVAFSAAPAMKFLHTVSSGWLTGCVFVIGVSCWFLLKRREQPMAKASIKVAAIIGLFSALFVMFTGDQSGLQMAKNQPMKLATAEGLMEGGKDVPFSLVPGLKIPGMLSVLATHDTNGYVPGINDLINGYTDPVTGEKHLSADEKMVKGRLALNAFRDFKKYEKTDQTKKDSAQLVLNKNMKYFGYGYIKDKHELIPEFNFNLIYWAFRIMVGIGILLILVMASMLWYGYKDKLENNRWLLYTAICSIPLVWIAGQCGWILTEVGRQPWAIQDMLPLSAAVSGVESSSVIITFFLFLLLFTALLVAELTILLKAIRKGPEPIVESK, from the coding sequence ATGTTAGACACTTCACTAATCGACTGGTCGAGAGCACAATTTGCTTTGACGGCATGCTATCATTGGCTATTTGTTCCACTGACGCTAGGCTTAGCGATTATCATGGGAACAATGGAAACTCTTTATGTTATTAAAAAAGATGATTTCTGGAAACGTGCCGCACGATTCTGGATGAAGCTTTTTGGTATAAACTTCGCTATCGGCGTGGCAACGGGAATAATTCTGGAGTTCGAGTTCGGAACTAACTGGAGTAACTATTCATGGTTTGTCGGTGATATCTTTGGAGCGCCATTGGCTATAGAGGGTATTTTGGCTTTCTTCATGGAGGCGACGTTTATCGCGGTGATGTTTTTTGGTTGGAATAAAGTTAGCAAAAGTTTTCATCTGGCATCTACTTGGCTTACAGGTATAGGTGCTACACTGTCGGCATGGTGGATACTGGTTGCCAATGCTTGGATGCAACATCCTGTGGGAGTGGCATTTAATCCGGTAACAGTGCGCAATGAAATGACCGATTTTTCTGCTGTCGCTTTTTCTGCTGCACCGGCAATGAAATTCCTTCACACCGTAAGTAGCGGTTGGTTGACTGGATGTGTTTTTGTGATTGGAGTGAGCTGTTGGTTCCTGTTGAAAAGGCGCGAACAACCTATGGCAAAGGCAAGTATAAAGGTGGCTGCGATAATCGGATTATTCTCTGCCCTGTTCGTTATGTTTACTGGCGACCAATCAGGCTTACAGATGGCGAAAAACCAACCTATGAAACTGGCTACTGCTGAGGGACTGATGGAGGGAGGAAAGGATGTGCCTTTTTCTCTGGTGCCAGGTTTGAAAATTCCAGGTATGCTTTCTGTTCTCGCCACACATGATACAAATGGTTACGTGCCAGGTATTAATGATTTAATTAATGGATACACTGATCCTGTAACTGGCGAGAAACATTTGTCAGCAGATGAAAAAATGGTTAAAGGAAGGTTGGCTTTGAATGCTTTCAGAGATTTCAAGAAATATGAAAAGACTGATCAGACAAAAAAAGATTCAGCTCAGTTAGTACTGAACAAAAACATGAAGTATTTTGGTTATGGATACATCAAAGATAAACATGAACTGATACCGGAGTTTAACTTTAATTTAATCTACTGGGCTTTCCGTATTATGGTTGGTATTGGTATTTTACTCATATTAGTTATGGCTTCGATGTTATGGTATGGCTACAAAGACAAATTAGAAAATAATCGCTGGTTGCTGTATACTGCAATTTGCTCAATACCTTTGGTGTGGATAGCAGGGCAGTGTGGTTGGATTCTGACGGAAGTTGGTCGCCAGCCTTGGGCGATACAGGATATGTTACCATTGTCTGCTGCTGTTTCTGGTGTAGAAAGTAGCTCGGTAATCATTACATTCTTCCTGTTCTTATTACTGTTTACAGCTTTGCTTGTTGCGGAATTGACAATCTTATTGAAAGCCATTCGTAAAGGACCAGAGCCTATTGTTGAATCAAAATAA
- a CDS encoding NAD(P)-dependent oxidoreductase yields the protein MIIEDTNSFHVVDEGFTMKEAIIEAKKCLNCKTPLCRKGCPIGNNIPDFIHALSMGNMGDAMSIINEKSNLPAICGRVCPHEKQCQGHCVLNKKGEPIQIGKLEQFIADFDTNMNLIRRKLPQKDRGKIAVIGSGPAGLTVAGDLARQGFNVTIFEGQSEPGGVLMYGIPEYRLPKKVVRAEISKIEALGVYFECNTLVGENGVNVDSLFRLGYDAIFMGTGTAVPQNMDSTPGAKLHGVSQSTYFLHNVSSFNEGAIGRNMVPLKNGEKVGVIGCGNVAMDAARTAIRLGADVTVLYRRTQEEMPAINSEYNDALKEGVKFEWETSVEEFIQGKNGRLAECRLKTPQGERIEKFDRIYLAIGSRPANRIVSTTAGIEVDEKGYVKVVDRPCGMTTRRGVFAGGDVVHRPQTVVLAMKAAKNVAQGIAQYVDAMKLLQVAKKVEEDHNADK from the coding sequence ATGATTATAGAAGACACAAATTCATTTCATGTAGTCGATGAAGGCTTCACAATGAAAGAAGCTATAATTGAGGCTAAGAAATGTTTGAATTGTAAGACCCCACTATGTAGAAAAGGGTGCCCGATAGGAAATAACATCCCTGATTTTATTCATGCTTTAAGTATGGGCAACATGGGGGATGCTATGAGCATTATTAATGAAAAAAGTAATCTTCCAGCTATTTGCGGTCGTGTATGTCCGCATGAAAAACAATGTCAGGGCCATTGCGTTCTAAACAAGAAAGGTGAACCTATACAAATAGGTAAATTGGAACAGTTTATCGCAGACTTTGATACAAACATGAATCTTATTCGTAGAAAACTGCCACAGAAAGATCGTGGAAAAATAGCTGTTATCGGTTCAGGACCTGCTGGATTAACAGTAGCTGGAGATTTGGCAAGACAAGGTTTTAACGTAACAATCTTTGAAGGACAGAGTGAACCCGGTGGTGTGTTGATGTATGGAATACCAGAGTACCGTTTGCCAAAGAAAGTAGTACGTGCCGAGATATCAAAGATAGAGGCATTGGGAGTATACTTTGAATGTAACACTCTTGTCGGCGAGAATGGAGTAAATGTAGACAGTCTGTTTAGGCTGGGGTATGATGCAATCTTCATGGGAACGGGAACTGCTGTTCCGCAGAATATGGACAGTACGCCAGGTGCAAAACTTCATGGAGTAAGTCAAAGTACGTATTTCCTTCATAATGTGAGCAGTTTTAATGAAGGAGCAATAGGTAGAAACATGGTACCTTTAAAAAATGGTGAAAAGGTAGGCGTTATTGGGTGTGGAAATGTAGCTATGGATGCAGCTCGTACAGCGATAAGGCTTGGAGCAGATGTAACAGTGCTATACCGCCGAACTCAGGAAGAAATGCCCGCCATAAATTCAGAATATAATGATGCGTTGAAAGAAGGCGTGAAGTTTGAATGGGAAACAAGCGTAGAAGAATTTATTCAAGGAAAGAATGGACGTCTTGCTGAATGCAGATTAAAGACTCCGCAAGGAGAACGTATAGAGAAATTCGACCGTATATATCTTGCTATCGGAAGTAGGCCTGCAAATAGAATAGTTAGTACTACAGCGGGAATTGAAGTTGATGAAAAAGGGTATGTGAAAGTTGTTGATAGACCTTGCGGAATGACCACTCGTAGAGGTGTTTTCGCGGGTGGAGATGTTGTACATCGTCCGCAGACGGTGGTGCTCGCAATGAAAGCCGCAAAGAACGTTGCTCAGGGCATAGCGCAGTATGTGGATGCCATGAAACTGCTTCAAGTTGCTAAAAAAGTTGAAGAAGATCACAACGCAGACAAATAA
- a CDS encoding IMP cyclohydrolase, protein MAEIKTIKTALISVFHKDGLDKLLAKLNEEGVKFLSTGGTQKFIESLGYECQTVESVTTYPSILGGRVKTLHPKVFGGILARRENEGDIAQMKEYDIPSIDLVVVDLYPFEQTVASGASEADIIEKIDIGGISLIRAGAKNFKDVVIIPSKAEYSVLLDILNKKGANTDIEDRKMFAERAFGVSSHYDTAIHNWFVK, encoded by the coding sequence ATGGCTGAAATAAAGACAATTAAGACCGCTTTGATCTCGGTCTTCCACAAGGATGGTTTAGATAAATTGCTAGCTAAACTTAATGAAGAAGGTGTTAAATTTCTGTCCACAGGCGGTACTCAGAAGTTCATCGAGTCACTGGGTTACGAATGTCAGACAGTAGAGAGTGTAACAACTTATCCGTCAATACTCGGAGGTCGTGTCAAGACTTTGCACCCTAAGGTGTTTGGTGGTATTCTTGCACGTCGTGAGAATGAAGGTGACATCGCTCAGATGAAGGAATATGATATCCCTTCTATTGATCTTGTTGTTGTTGATCTCTATCCTTTTGAGCAGACTGTAGCAAGTGGTGCTTCAGAAGCAGACATTATTGAAAAAATTGATATAGGTGGAATTTCTTTGATTCGTGCAGGAGCAAAGAATTTCAAGGATGTTGTAATCATTCCTAGTAAGGCAGAATACTCTGTTTTGCTGGATATTCTTAACAAGAAGGGTGCTAATACAGATATTGAAGATCGCAAGATGTTTGCAGAGCGTGCTTTTGGAGTGAGCAGTCATTATGATACAGCAATCCATAACTGGTTTGTTAAATAA
- a CDS encoding sigma-70 family RNA polymerase sigma factor, which translates to MRQLKIQKSITNRSSEALDKYLVEIGRAPLISIDEEIDLAQKIRKGGVEGGRAKEKLVTANLRFVVSVAKQYQHQGLSLTDLIDEGNIGLVKAAEKFDETRGFKFISYAVWWIRQSILQAIAEQSRIVRLPLNQVGSLNKINREINKFEQEFQRKPSLSELSTVTKIEEEKIDQSLMADSHHVSIDAPFQDGEDNSMVDIMAGGDDSRTDRQVDHESMALELESVLKKVLKEREITIIRECFGIGCHEKGLEEIGDQLGLTRERVRQIREKSIAKLRDSGYAKILMKYLG; encoded by the coding sequence ATGAGACAACTTAAAATTCAGAAGAGTATTACAAACCGTTCAAGCGAAGCCTTGGATAAGTATCTCGTAGAAATTGGACGTGCACCACTTATCTCCATTGATGAGGAGATAGATCTTGCGCAGAAAATCAGAAAGGGAGGCGTTGAAGGAGGACGCGCCAAAGAGAAACTTGTTACAGCCAACTTGCGATTTGTTGTTTCTGTTGCAAAACAGTATCAACATCAAGGACTTTCACTTACTGACCTTATAGATGAGGGCAATATCGGTCTTGTGAAAGCAGCTGAGAAGTTTGATGAAACTCGTGGATTTAAGTTCATTTCTTATGCCGTATGGTGGATTCGTCAAAGTATTCTACAGGCTATCGCAGAGCAGAGTCGTATTGTTCGTTTACCATTGAATCAGGTTGGTTCATTAAATAAAATCAATCGTGAAATCAATAAGTTTGAACAAGAGTTCCAGCGTAAGCCTTCACTTTCTGAACTTTCTACTGTAACTAAAATAGAGGAAGAAAAGATTGACCAAAGCCTTATGGCTGATAGTCATCATGTAAGTATAGATGCACCTTTCCAGGATGGTGAGGATAATAGTATGGTTGATATAATGGCTGGTGGCGATGATAGCCGTACAGACCGTCAGGTAGATCATGAATCAATGGCACTTGAACTTGAATCAGTATTGAAGAAGGTTCTTAAAGAACGCGAGATTACTATTATACGTGAATGTTTTGGAATTGGATGCCACGAAAAGGGACTTGAGGAAATTGGAGATCAGTTAGGACTTACTCGTGAGCGCGTCAGGCAGATTCGTGAGAAGAGCATTGCTAAGTTGCGTGATAGTGGTTATGCAAAGATCTTAATGAAATATCTTGGATAA
- a CDS encoding cytochrome d ubiquinol oxidase subunit II → MTYEFLQQYWWFVISLLAGLLVFLMFVQGANSLIFAVGRTEEEKKLIVNSTGRKWEFTFTTLVTFGGAFFASFPLFYSTSFGGAYWVWMLILVSFVLQAVSYEFQSKPGNIFGSKVYRRFLVFNGVFGPFLIGVAVATFFDGSNFIVNKASMGLLDNNTISYWANASHGLDALLDPWNLIFGFAVMFLARMEGSLYMINNINDKELNGKLRLQLLRDTVPFLILFLAFLEHILVKDGYGVNAAGVVSMVPYKYALNLLHMPVVGAMFLIGVVLVLYGTIRSLISKKYMRGIWPVGIGTTLTVIALFLVVGYNNTAYYPSNADLQSSLYLSNSCSSYFTLQVMSVVSILVPFVLAYIIYAWHAIDKRSLTKDELKEDGQLY, encoded by the coding sequence ATAACTTATGAATTTCTGCAACAATATTGGTGGTTCGTAATTTCGCTATTGGCGGGATTGCTAGTGTTTTTGATGTTTGTGCAAGGTGCAAACTCTCTAATCTTCGCTGTTGGAAGAACGGAAGAGGAGAAGAAGCTGATTGTAAATTCCACAGGTCGTAAATGGGAATTTACTTTTACCACCTTGGTAACATTCGGTGGCGCTTTCTTCGCATCATTCCCATTGTTTTATAGCACAAGTTTTGGCGGTGCTTATTGGGTGTGGATGTTAATCTTGGTTAGTTTTGTATTACAGGCTGTGTCTTATGAATTTCAATCCAAACCAGGAAACATTTTCGGATCGAAAGTATATCGTCGTTTCCTCGTTTTTAATGGTGTCTTCGGACCGTTCTTGATAGGTGTAGCTGTAGCTACATTCTTCGACGGGTCAAACTTCATCGTAAACAAGGCATCAATGGGACTGCTTGACAATAACACAATCAGTTATTGGGCGAATGCTTCTCATGGACTTGACGCATTGCTTGATCCATGGAATTTGATATTTGGATTTGCAGTGATGTTCCTCGCTCGTATGGAAGGATCATTGTATATGATCAATAATATCAACGACAAAGAATTAAATGGTAAGTTGCGCTTGCAGCTCTTGCGTGACACTGTTCCTTTTTTGATACTATTCCTTGCATTTTTGGAACATATATTAGTTAAAGACGGTTATGGTGTTAATGCTGCCGGAGTGGTTAGCATGGTGCCGTATAAGTATGCCTTAAACTTGTTGCACATGCCCGTGGTAGGTGCAATGTTCCTTATCGGAGTGGTATTGGTATTATACGGTACGATTCGCAGCCTTATATCGAAGAAATATATGCGTGGCATCTGGCCTGTAGGAATAGGTACCACTCTGACAGTGATAGCATTGTTCCTTGTTGTAGGTTACAACAATACGGCCTATTATCCTTCCAATGCAGACTTGCAAAGTTCGCTTTATTTGAGCAATAGTTGTTCTAGTTATTTCACGTTGCAGGTTATGTCTGTAGTCTCAATACTTGTACCTTTCGTGTTGGCATATATTATTTATGCATGGCATGCTATTGATAAAAGATCTTTGACAAAAGATGAGTTGAAAGAAGACGGACAACTATACTAG